The nucleotide window CGGCGATCGCGTACAGCGCCAGCGCGGCCAGCCGGATGACCGCCCGGTACCCGTTGGAAGGGCGCGCCCCGGCGCTGATCGCCAGGATCGCGGCGCACAGATAGCCGCCGACGCACCAGCCGACGACGAGGTAGAAGGACGACAGGCTGCGGCCGTCGCCCGGTGCGACCGGGCGCACGTCCACCGTGCGGACGGTGCGGTGCCGGGCCTTCTCCACCGGGCGGACGACCAGTTCGAGCGCCTGGGCGAGGGAGGTGCCGCCGCCACCGGCCACCAGCAGCCGGTCGGTGCCACCGTGCGGATCGACGATCAGCGCACCGGCGACCGTCCGGTCCGCGATCCGCTGCCGCGCCTGCCGCTCGGTGGGCACCGCGCGCGGGGCCAGGGGGGAGCCGGGCAGCCGGTCCAGGGTGTCCACCAGCTGCCCGCCGGCCGGTGCGGGGGCGACCACGGCGAGCGGCACCCCGGTCGGCCGGGGGTGGTGGAAGGCGCCGGTGTACGACGTGATGAACGCGGTCATCAGCCCCAGCACGCCGAGCACCAGCAGCGCGGCGTGCGGCGTCACCGCGCTCTTCACCTCCGCGAGGAAGGTGGTGCGGGTGCCGTCGTCCGTCGTGGCCATGGAGCGCTCCCTCCCACCTCGCGGCGGGCGGTCCGGTGCTTTTGTCCCCCTATCCTCCGGTCGGTGAGGGGGTCGTGCAGAGCGGGTGGGGCCGATCGGCGGACGGGCGGGGCGGTGATCTTCGGCGCCTCTTCGTACGAATGTTCGATGGACGGGTATGGTGGAAGAGAGGAACGGGGGACACAGGGTCGGTCGGGGCGGATGAGGTGCGGGAGGTGCGGATGCCAGGGTTCACGCATCTGCACACCGCTTCGGGCTTCTCCCTGCGCTACGGCGCCTCCCACCCGGAGCGCCTCGCCGAGCGCGCCGCCGAACGCGGGATGGACGCCCTCGCGCTGACCGACCGGGACGGGCTCTCCGGGGCCGTACGGTTCGCCAAGGCCGCCGCCGGAGCCGGCGTCCGCCCGCTGTTCGGCAGCGAACTCGCCGTGGCGGAGCACGTATCGCACCCCCCGGCCGGCAACGCCACCGTGCGGCGGCGCACCCCGGTGCGCGGCGGCGCCTTCCTCGACGAGTCCGCCGCCCGCGCCGTCTTCCTGGCCCGCGACGGAGCGGCCGGCTGGGCCGCCCTGTGCCGGCTGGTCTCGGCCGCCCACGCGGGCGGGGCCGAGCAGCCCGTCCTCCCGTGGAGCTCCCTGGAATCCGCCGCGGACGGACTGACCGTGCTGCTGGGACCGGACTCCGAGGTCGGCCGGGCGCTGGCCGCCGGCCGCCCGGACCGCGCCGCCCGGCTCGTCGCCCCCTGGCGGGAGCTGTACGGCGAGGGGCTGCGCCTGGAGGTCGTCGACCACGGGCGGCCCGGCAGCGGACCCGGCTCGGCGCGGCTGGCCGCCCGCACCCTCGGCTTCGCCGTCGACCAGGGCATCCGCGCCGTCCTGACCAACGCGGTCCGCTATGCCGACCCCGGCCAGGGCCCGGTCGCCGACGTCCTGGATTCCGCCCGCCGTCTGGTGCCGGTGGACCGGCACCGGCCCGGGACCTGGGACACCGGTGAGCGCTGGCTCAAGGACGCCGCCGCGATGCACCGCACCGCCGGGCGGATCGCCGAGGCGGCCGGCTTCCGGCGCGATCTCGCCCACCGGCTGCTCGCCATGACCGAGGAGACCGCCGGTGAGTGCCTGGTCGACCCGCAGGACGACATCGGGCTCGGCCGCGTCCACTTCCCCGAGCCGCGGCTGGTCGGCGCGGAACACCGCACCGCCGCCCGGGTGCTGCGCTCACACTGCGCCGCCGGGATGGTGCTGCGCGGATACGACCGCGACCGTGCGCGCTGGGCGCGGCTGGAGGACGAGCTGCGCACGATCGAACGGCTGGGCTTTCCCTCGTACTTCCTGACGGTCGCTCAGGTCGTGGCGGACATCAGGGAGCGGGGGATCCGGGTCGCGGCCCGGGGGTCCGGCGCCGGGTCCCTGGTCAACCACCTCCTGGGCATCGCCCACGCCGACCCGGTCGCCCACGGGCTGCTGATGGAGCGCTTCCTGTCCGAGCGGCGGGCGGCGCTGCCGGACATCGACATCGACGTGGAATCCGCCCGCCGGCTGGAGGTCTACCGCGCGATCTTCGACCGTTTCGGCGTGGAGCGGGTCGCGACGGTCTCGATGCCCGAGACCTACCGGGTGCGGCACGCCGTACGGGACGTGGGCGCGGCGCTGGGCATGGACCCGGCGCGGGTGGACCGGCTGGCCAAGGCCTTTCCGCACATCCGCGCCCGTGACGCGCGGGCGGCGCTGGCCGAACTGCCGGAGCTGCGCGGGGTGCGGGAGGCCGGCGACGAGCGGCTGTGGCAGCTGGTCGAGGCGCTGGACGCGCTGCCGCGCGGGATCGCCATGCACCCGTGCGGGGTGCTGCTCTCCGACGCCACGCTGCTGGACCGTACGCCCGTCGTGCCCACCAGCGGCGAAGGCTTCGCGATGTCCCAGTTCGACAAGGACGACGTGGAGGAGATGGGACTGCTCAAGCTCGATGTGCTGGGCGTGCGGATGCAGTCCGCGATGGCGCACGCGGTCGCCGAGATCGGCCGGGCCACCGGACGCCGGATCGACCTCGACGACCCCGCGCAGGTGCCGCCCGGCGACGAGGCGACGTACGAGCTGATCCGCTCGGCCGAGACCCTCGGCTGCTTCCAGATCGAGTCGCCGGGCCAGCGCGATCTGGTCGGCAGGCTGCAGCCCGCCACCTTCCACGATCTGGTCGTCGACATCTCCCTCTTCCGGCCGGGGCCGGTCGCCGCCGATATGGTGCGGCCCTTCATCGAGGCCCGGCACGGCCGCAAGGCGGTCCGCTATCCGCACCCCGACCTGGAGGAACCGCTGCGCGAGACCTATGGGGTGGTGGTGTTCCACGAGCAGATCATCGAGCTGCTGCGGATCATGACGGGCTGTTTGCGGGACGAGGCGGACGAGAAGCGGCGGGCCCTGTCGCACCCCGAACTGCAGGGCAGGGTCCGCGCCTGGTTCGCGCAGTGCGCCGGGCGGCGCGGCTATCCGCCCGAAGTTATCGCCCGCACCTGGGAGATCGTCGAGGCCTTCGGCTCGTACGGCTTCTGCAAGGCGCACGCGGTGGCCTTCGCGGTCCCCACCTACCAGTCGGCCTGGCTCAAGGCGCACCACCCCGCGGCCTTCTACGCCGGGCTGCTCACCCATGACCCCGGGATGTACCCGAAGCGGCTGCTGCTCGCGGACGCGCGGCGGCGCGGGGTGCCGGTGCTGCCGCTGGATGTGAACCGCTCGGCCCTCGCTCATCGAATCGAACTGGTGTCCGGTGCCGGGTCCCGTTCCGGCGGTTCCGGGGGCCGGTCCGGCGCGGTCTGGGGGCTGCGGCTCGCGTTCTGCGATGTGCACGGCATGAGCGAGGCCGAGGCGCTGCGGATCGAGGCGGGGCAGCCCTACCACTCGCTCCAGGACCTGTGGCAGCGGGCCAGGCCGGGCCGCCCGGTGGCCGAACGCCTCGCCCGGGTGGGTGCGTTGGACGCCTTCGGCGCGAACCGGCGGGATCTGCTGCTGCATGTCGCCGAGCTGCACCACCACGGGCGGCAGGCGTCCGGCGGCCAGCTGACGCTGCCGGGCCGGGCCCTCGACGGGGCGGGCGCGGAGCCGGGGGCGGCGGCCGATCCGGTCGAGCCCGCGGGGCTGCCCGACCTCAGCGAGGTCGAACGGCTCAGCGCCGAGCTGGGCGTCCTCGGCATGGACGCCTCCCGTCATCTGATGGCCGACCACCAGGAGTTCCTCGCGGAGCTGGGGGCGCTGCCGGCCCGGCTGCTGCAAGAGGCCCGGCACGGGGAGACGGTGCTGGTCGCCGGCGCCAAGGCGGCCACCCAGACGCCACCGATCCGCTCCGGCCGGCGGGTCATCTTCACCACCCTCGACGACAGCACGGGCCTGGTCGACTGCGCCTTCTTCGACGCTCCCCCGGGCCCTGGCGGCCCGGGAGGTACCCCCAGCCCCGTTCAGGTGTGCGCACACACGATTTTCCACTCCTGGCTGCTGCTGGTGCGCGGTACCGTCCAGCGGCGCGGGCCGCGCAGCCTCAGCGTGGTCGGCGCGGCCGCCTGGAACCTCGCCGAACTGGCCGAACTTCGCCACGAGGGCGGGCTGGAGGCGGTCGCCGCCCGGCTCGCGACCGGGCCGGACGGGGGAGCCGCCGTGCCGGACACCGGGGAGGCCGGGGCGGGCCGAGGGCCCGGCGGGGAGCCCGGCGCCGGCGGGGAGCCCGAGCCGGCCGGCGCCCCGGGCCGCACCATCCGCCTGGAGACCGGCTACGAGCTGCACCCGTGGGCCGACCTCCAGCCCCCGGGCGAACGCGCCGCCACCGGACGCAAGTTGTGGCACTCCAGCCCCGGGAGCGCGGGATGACCCCCGGCGCGGGCACCGGATCCGGCCGAGCGGCCGCCCCCGCCGGGCGGCAGCCGGGCGTGCTCCACATCCGCTTCCGGGCCGCCGACGGCACCCCGCCGAGCGCCGGATGCTTCGAGCAACTGCTGCGGCTGCTGGCGCAGTTCACCCCGGTGATCGAGGTGCTGCCGCCGGACGCCGCGCTGGCGGACGTCCGCGGTGCGCTGCGCTACTTCGACCGGGACGCGGCGGGCCTCGCCGAACTGGTGCGGCTGCGCGCGCTGGCCTGGCACGGCGTACGGTGCACGATCGGGATCGCCGCCAACCCGCTGCTCGCCCGGATGGCGGCCCAGGGAGCGGCCCCGGGAGAGATCAGGGTCGTCCCCGATGACGCCGTCGCCGTCGCCGCGTTCCTCGACCGCCGGCCGGCCTCGGCGCTGCACGGCGTCGGCCCGGCGACCGCGCGCGCCCTGTGTGCGTACGGGCTCGACAGCGTCGGCAGGGTCGCCGCCGCACCGCCCGCGACCCTGCAACGGATCCTCGGCGCGCGGACCGGCCGGGTGGTGTACGAGCGGGCCCATGGCATCGACCCGACGCCGGTGACCCCCAACGCCGCGGCCCGCTCGATGGCGGCGGAACACCGCTTCGCCCACGACGAACTGGACCCGGACCGCCGACGGCGGGCGCTGCTCTCGCTCGCCGACGGCCTCGGGGCCCGGATGCGGGCGAGCGGACAGGTGGCCCGTGCGCTCACCCTCACCGTCCGCTACGCCGACCGCTCCACCACCACCCGCACCCGGCGGCTGGACGGGCCGACCGCGCACGGCCCCGCGCTGACCGAGGCGGCATACGCCCTGCACGCCGCGCTCGGGCTGCAGCGGGCGCGGGTGCGGTCGGTGGCGCTGCGTGCGGAGGACCTGTGCCGCGCCGAACTCGCCGCCCGTCAGCTGTCTTTCGACCCGTCCGACGACAGGGCGCACCGCATCGAGGCGGCCGTCGACCGGGCCAGGG belongs to Streptomyces sp. NBC_01454 and includes:
- a CDS encoding DUF3533 domain-containing protein — its product is MATTDDGTRTTFLAEVKSAVTPHAALLVLGVLGLMTAFITSYTGAFHHPRPTGVPLAVVAPAPAGGQLVDTLDRLPGSPLAPRAVPTERQARQRIADRTVAGALIVDPHGGTDRLLVAGGGGTSLAQALELVVRPVEKARHRTVRTVDVRPVAPGDGRSLSSFYLVVGWCVGGYLCAAILAISAGARPSNGYRAVIRLAALALYAIAAGLAGALVVGPVLDALPGTFFGLWGLGALVVFAVGATTLACQALLGILGIGLAILLIVILGNPSAGGAYPYPLLPPFWRAIGPALPPGAGTWAARSLAYFRGNALTGPLLVLSAWAVGGTLLTLALSVFRTKDVTPS
- a CDS encoding DNA polymerase III subunit alpha, producing the protein MPGFTHLHTASGFSLRYGASHPERLAERAAERGMDALALTDRDGLSGAVRFAKAAAGAGVRPLFGSELAVAEHVSHPPAGNATVRRRTPVRGGAFLDESAARAVFLARDGAAGWAALCRLVSAAHAGGAEQPVLPWSSLESAADGLTVLLGPDSEVGRALAAGRPDRAARLVAPWRELYGEGLRLEVVDHGRPGSGPGSARLAARTLGFAVDQGIRAVLTNAVRYADPGQGPVADVLDSARRLVPVDRHRPGTWDTGERWLKDAAAMHRTAGRIAEAAGFRRDLAHRLLAMTEETAGECLVDPQDDIGLGRVHFPEPRLVGAEHRTAARVLRSHCAAGMVLRGYDRDRARWARLEDELRTIERLGFPSYFLTVAQVVADIRERGIRVAARGSGAGSLVNHLLGIAHADPVAHGLLMERFLSERRAALPDIDIDVESARRLEVYRAIFDRFGVERVATVSMPETYRVRHAVRDVGAALGMDPARVDRLAKAFPHIRARDARAALAELPELRGVREAGDERLWQLVEALDALPRGIAMHPCGVLLSDATLLDRTPVVPTSGEGFAMSQFDKDDVEEMGLLKLDVLGVRMQSAMAHAVAEIGRATGRRIDLDDPAQVPPGDEATYELIRSAETLGCFQIESPGQRDLVGRLQPATFHDLVVDISLFRPGPVAADMVRPFIEARHGRKAVRYPHPDLEEPLRETYGVVVFHEQIIELLRIMTGCLRDEADEKRRALSHPELQGRVRAWFAQCAGRRGYPPEVIARTWEIVEAFGSYGFCKAHAVAFAVPTYQSAWLKAHHPAAFYAGLLTHDPGMYPKRLLLADARRRGVPVLPLDVNRSALAHRIELVSGAGSRSGGSGGRSGAVWGLRLAFCDVHGMSEAEALRIEAGQPYHSLQDLWQRARPGRPVAERLARVGALDAFGANRRDLLLHVAELHHHGRQASGGQLTLPGRALDGAGAEPGAAADPVEPAGLPDLSEVERLSAELGVLGMDASRHLMADHQEFLAELGALPARLLQEARHGETVLVAGAKAATQTPPIRSGRRVIFTTLDDSTGLVDCAFFDAPPGPGGPGGTPSPVQVCAHTIFHSWLLLVRGTVQRRGPRSLSVVGAAAWNLAELAELRHEGGLEAVAARLATGPDGGAAVPDTGEAGAGRGPGGEPGAGGEPEPAGAPGRTIRLETGYELHPWADLQPPGERAATGRKLWHSSPGSAG
- a CDS encoding DNA polymerase Y family protein; translation: MTPGAGTGSGRAAAPAGRQPGVLHIRFRAADGTPPSAGCFEQLLRLLAQFTPVIEVLPPDAALADVRGALRYFDRDAAGLAELVRLRALAWHGVRCTIGIAANPLLARMAAQGAAPGEIRVVPDDAVAVAAFLDRRPASALHGVGPATARALCAYGLDSVGRVAAAPPATLQRILGARTGRVVYERAHGIDPTPVTPNAAARSMAAEHRFAHDELDPDRRRRALLSLADGLGARMRASGQVARALTLTVRYADRSTTTRTRRLDGPTAHGPALTEAAYALHAALGLQRARVRSVALRAEDLCRAELAARQLSFDPSDDRAHRIEAAVDRARARFGTGSIRPAAALGGVGRPPPLPGAKPPGPGATRP